The DNA sequence AGGCACATCGGGGCCGAGATAGCGGGCCTTCGGGCCCAAGTCGCGATGGGTGAGCTTGAACCAGGCGCGGGCGAAGGCGTCGGCGAACTGGTCCGGGTTGCGATAGAAGCGTTCCGCGATTTCACGATAGGCCGGGTCTTCCTTGAACGCCATGTCGGCCGTGGTCATCATCGTCGGCACGCGTTTTTCCGGGCTGTGCGCGCCGGGCGCCATATCCTCCGGCTTCTGGTTTTTGGGCTGCCATTGCCAGGCGCCGGCCGGGCTCTTGACCAGTTCATAGTCATGGTCGAGCAGCATCCGGAAATAGTTCATCGACCATTGGATCGGGGTGGGCGTCCATGGCCCTTCCAGCCCGCTGGTGATGGTATGGTCGCCCATGCCACTTTCATGCCCGCTCTGCCAGCCAAGCCCCTGCTGCGCGATGTCCGCGCCTTCGGGTTCGACGCCCACCTTGGATGCGTCGCCCGCGCCATGGCATTTGCCGAACGTATGGCCGCCAGCCGTCAGCGCCAGCGTTTCCTCGTCATTCATCGCCATCCGGCTGAACGTTTCGCGAATGTCACGCGCCGACTGGAGCGGATCGGGCTTGCCGCCCGGTCCTTCCGGATTGACGTAGATCAGACCCATCTGAATCGCGGCGAGCGGGCTTTCCAGCACCATCTCCTTTTCAGGCTGGATGCGCGTCTCATTGCCTTCCTGCCCGACCCAGAACTCTTCCGTGCCCCAGTAGATGTCCTTTTCCGGCTCGAACACGTCCGCACGCCCGCCGCCGAAGCCGAACACCGGACCGCCCATCGATTCAATCGCAACATTGCCGGCCAGGATCATCAGGTCCGCCCAGCTGAGCTTGCGGCCATATTTCTGCTTGACCGGCCAAAGCAGGCGCCGCGCTTTGTCCAGATTGGCGTTGTCCGGCCAGCTGTTGAGCGGCGCGAAGCGCTGCGTACCCGACGACGCGCCGCCGCGCCCGTCTCCGGTGCGATAGGTGCCGGCGCTGTGCCAGGCCATGCGGATGAAGAAAGGACCATAATGACCATAGTCGGCCGGCCACCAAGGCTGGCTGTCCGTCATCAGCGCGGTCAGGTCGCGCTTCACGGCGGCGAGATCGAGGCTCTTGAATTCCGAAGCATAATCGAAATCGTCGCCCATTGGATCGCCGGTGCGGCCATGCTGGTGAAGGATGTCCAGCGACAGCTGATTGGGCCACCAATCCCGGTTGGTCCGCCCCAGCAGGCTTCGTAGCGCGGCCGGTTCCTTGGCCGGGTCGCTCAGGGGGCTTCCACTCGTCTTCGCGTCCATGGGAATAGACTCCTCTCTAGATCGAACCGCTACCCTTCGGCTCTCATGTTACTTATAGGCGTTCGCCGCCCCGAAGCGGAAATTGGAAAATCCGTTGACAGTAACAAGCAGAGCCGTTGAGGCCGCGACGACCAGTCGAGGCGGCGGGGCGATGACCTGACTCATCCGGTAAGCATTTCTTAGCTTTATCGGTCAAACTTCATCTCGATAAGGAAACAGGGCGCATGAACCAGAGCCTCGAAGCGGCTCGCCTCGACAAGCTGGCGAGCTTTCGCATTCTCGATACGCCTGCGGAGCGCGATTTCGACGCCCTGACCGCGCTGGCACAGCGGCTGTTGGACTGCCCGATTGCGCTGCTGTCGCTCGTCGACGGCCGACGCCAATGGTTCAAGTCGGCCCAGGGCATGGGGCATGTGCGGGAAACCCCGCGCGAACAGGCTTTCTGCGCACATACGATATATGAAGACGATTTGCTGCTGGTCGAGGATGCGCTGAGGGATGTCCGGTTCGGGGACAATCCGCTGGTACGTGGCGACCCGCGCATCCGCTTCTATGCCGGCGTGCCGCTGCGTCCGCACAGCGATGGCTTTGCCGATGATCTGCCCGGACTCGGATCGCTGTGCGTGATCGACACCCGGCCGCGCCGCCTGTCGGAGGATCAACTGGCGATATTGCGCGATCTGGCCGCGCTCGCGAACAGTCTGCTGCGCGCGCATGTGTCGGCGGAGGAAGCCCGCGACCTGGCGGAATTGGCGGAGGAGCGCGCGAATATCCTGGATGGCCAGCATCGACTGCTGCGCCAGGCGGAAAAGCTCGCGGGAATCGGCTCGTGGAGGCTGTCTCTCGATGAGCGGCGAATGGAATGGTCGGAACAGGTCTATGCGATCCACGGTCTTCCCGTTGGCGCAATGCCGACGCTGGACGAGGCGCTTGATTTCTTTGCGCCTGCCGAAGCCGTCCGCATACAGGATCGGCTCGCCCGCGCGGCCCGACTGGGCGAGCCTTTCGACTTCGAGGCCGAGATCACGACCGCCGACGGCCGTCATCGCCGGGTACGCAGCGTCGGCGAAATCGAGTTCCGCCATGAACGGCCCGCCGCAATCGTCGGCGTGTTCCAGGATGTGACCGAACGCCATTTGCGCGAGGAGGAATTGCGGCACAGCGCGAGCACCGACAGCCTGAGCGGCCTGCCCAACCGCGCCAGCTTCGAGCACCGCTTCGCCGAGTCCCTGGCCGCGGCGGAAGGCAATGCCGAGCCGATTGCGCTGCTGCTGATCGATCTCGACGGTTTCAAGGCGGTCAATGACAGTTTCGGCCACGCCGCAGGCGACGAGGTGCTGAAGGAGATGGCCGCGCATATGCGCGTTGGCTGCATGGCGAATGCCTTTCCGGCGCGGCTGGGAGGTGACGAGTTCGCTTTGCTCGTCACGCGGCCGCGCGACTGCGCCGACCTGGAAAACTATGTGCAAAAGGTTCTGGATCGTTTGCAGGTCATGGTGCGACAGGATGGGGAGGTGCGCCGCGTGTCGGCGACGGTAGGCGCGGTCCTCACCGACGGCGCGATTCTGACACCGGTGGAACTGATGCGTCGGGCCGATCTGGCCCTTTACCAGGCCAAGCGTCACCAGCGTGGGTCCGGCCGAATTTTCGGAGTGGACGCGCCGATTTTCCGAGCCAATGTGAGCGCAAACTAGCTGGACAATAAAGGAAAATACGGCCTGTCGCGGCCTAAGTAGATCGTTTGCGCGTCCGGCTTCGGCCCGTAGGCAGGGCCTATTCAAGCTCTCCAAGTTCCAGTTGCAGCTACTTCATGAGCCGGCTCCATCCGTCGCGCCCGTGGCTCATTCTGCCTGCCCGCAAAAACAGTAGCTTGACAAGGTGGGGCAGTTTTTTCCAAATAACGCAATCAAAGTCCAATATGTGGAATATTGGCTAAAGGGAGGATGACTGGTGCGGTTGCGATCTGTGAAACTGGCTTCGATTTCCTATGCGACGCTGATCGCGGTGACACCGCTGGCGGCGGCTGCCCAGGACGCGTCGCCGCAAGCGGGCGGGTCGCAGCAGGGCGATGTCAGCGAAACCGATATCGTCGTCACCGGGATTCGCAGCAGCCTTCAGGGCGCGCTCAATGCCAAGCGCAGCGCACCTCAGGTGCTGGACGCGATTTCGGCCGAGGATATCGGCAAATTCCCGGACAAGAATGTCGGCGAGGCGCTCCAGCGCGTGACCGGCGTGCAGATCAATCGTGCCGATGGCGAGGGCGCGGGCGTCACCATTCGCGGCGCCGACCCGTCGCTGAACCGGGTCGAGATCAACGGCACCACCGCGCTCTCGACCACCGTCGGCGGCGGCCGCGACGTCGATTTCCGCGATCTGCCTTCGGAGTTCGTCAACCGGCTGGAAGTTGTCAAGTCGGCCACTGCCGACATGACCGAAGGTGGCGTCGGCGGCACCGTGCGTATCATCACTCGCCGGCCGTTCGACAATGGCGGCAAGCCCTATCTGGCCGGATCGGCCCAAGCCATCTATGCCGACATCGGCGACCATATGGACCCGCGCCTGGCCATCATCGGCAGCGACACCTTCGCTGACGGTACGCTCGGCATATTGGTGTCGGGCACGTTCGAGAACCGCAATGTCGAAAGCCATCAGGCGCGCACCACGGGCTGGGTTCAGATCGACCGGGATCGCGTGACGCCGGGGATGCAGGCCTTCGACCTCAACAATGACGGCATGGGCGATTTCTTCCCGGACATTCCGCGTTATGTCATCAACCGCCTCGAAACCCGCCGCTATGCGCTCAACGGCATTCTGGAATGGCGGCCGAGCGACGATTTCAAGGCTTATCTCGAAAGCAACTGGACCCGGTCGAACCAGTCGGTGACGTCGCAATATCTCCAGACGGGCACCAGCGGCGGCCTGCTCGATACGGCCAACACGGTGATCGGCGAGGACAATACTGTCCAGTATCTGCGGATGGTCAACAATCCGGCCCTGGCCCAGGGAAGCCAGCTGGGCGTTTCCTATCGCAATATCCTGGGCGACATCCGCCGGACCACCTACAATGTGGCGCTGGGTGCGGAATGGACGACGGGCAAGCTGACCCTGACCCCGAAAATCTCCTATTCCAAGGCGAAGGCCTATAATAACGAGATCAATGCGACGGCCGCCGTCACCGGGATGCCGTGGCTGCAGGTCGATTACGGCAATGGCCAGAATGCGCCGAAGATCATCCTGCCCAACGACCCGACGACCACGGCCGGCATCAACCAGCTGACCGTCCTGCGCCGCCCGCGCTATGATGACCAGTCCGAGAAAATGGCCAAGCTGGATGCGGAATATAAGCCCGACGGCGGCGTCATCACCTCGCTCAAGGTGGGCGGCCAATATCGTGACCTGACCGTGAAGAGCAAATTCTTCAATCGATCGACGGTCCTCAACGGCGTCGGCAACCCGGCTGTCCAGGCCCAGATCAACAATGCCGTCGGTCTTGCGGGACTCGGCACCGCGCCCTTCTTCGACACCGGCGACCTGGGCTTTTCGGACGGCTATGCCGGTTGGCTCAACATGAACCAGGCGGTGGCGGACGCGATCGGCATCCCGGACCCGTTTGCCGCAGGGGGCTGCCCGGCCAATGCCGGCGGTACGTGCCAGGTCTTTACCGACACCTGGGAAGTGGGCGAACGCAATCTTGCCGGCTTCGGGCAGGCTGCTTTCGAATTTGACGTGGGCGCCGTCCCGGTCAGCGGTGTGATCGGCGCACGCGTCGTCAACACGAAGGTCAACACGTCGGGCTATCAGAGCGCGTCGCAGGGCGCGGGCCGGCCCCCGATCATCACGCCTGTCGCCTATGACAGCAGCAACACCGAGTTCCTGCCGTCGATCAACCTGAAGGCGGACCTGATCCCCAACCGGTTGCAGGCGCGTCTGACGGCCACTGAAGTGATGGCCCGCCCACTGCCCCAACAGCTCGCGCCCCGCTTCACGCTCGACGTGGTGGGCCTGTCCGGCTCGCGCGGCAACCCCGCGCTCCAGCCGTTCCGCGCGCGGCAATATGATGCGGGCCTGGAATATTATATCAACAAGACGAGCTTCGCGTCCGTCACCTATTTCCGCAAGGACATCACCTCCTTCATCCAGAACACGACGGAAGCCTTCACCGACGCCAATGGCGTCACCTACAATATCCTGGTGCCCACCAACGGATCGCAGAAGGTGACGATCAACGGCGTGGAGGCAGGCGCGCAGCTGGCCTTCGATTTCGTCGACGTGCCGGTCATCAAGAATATGGGTGTGATCGCCAACTATACCTATTCGAAGGACAGCGGCTACGAAGGGAAGGATTATTTCACCGGGGAATCGCTGCCGTTCCAGGGCCTGTCGCGCCACAGCTACAATCTGTCGGCCTATTATGAGGATGATGTCGTCAGCCTGCGCGGCGCCTATAACTGGCGGTCCAAATATCTGATCGTCGCACAGGGGCGCGGCAACAATCCCGAGTTCGGCGAGGCCTATGGCCAGCTCGACGCCTCGCTCAACATCACGGTCATGCCCGGCGTCTCCTTCTTCCTCGAAGGCGTCAACCTGCTCGATGCCACGCGCAAGGAGAATGCGAACAGCGTCTATCGCCGTACCATCATCGAGACCTTCGGTCGCAGGGTCTATGGCGGCGTTCGCCTGAAGCTGTGAGCCCGAGGGGGTTGAACCGCCGGGCGATGCTCGCCGCGCTGGCCGCCCTGCCAATGGCGGCGCGCGCGCCCGGTCGCATCCTCTACCGTGACGACTTCCGCCATGGCCTGATGCAATGGCGGATCGAGGCGGCGGGGGACGCAAAGGTGGCGGCGCGGGAGGGCGTGCTCGACATCGATACCCCGGCCGGTCTGACCTTGTGGTTCCTGCCCACACTGAATGGCCCGATCGCGATCGACTATGAAGTCAGGGCAGTGGACGCGGGCGGACCGCATGATGCGGTCAGCGACGTCAACGCCTTCTGGATGGCGACCGACGCCAATGCACCGGATGGATCGGTGCTGGCAACGCGGCGCAGTGGCGTGTTCGAGGATTATGACCTGCTTCGCACTTACTATGTCGGCATCGGGGGCAACCGCAACACGACCACGCGGATGCGCCGCTATGTCGGCAAGGCGGGCGAGCGCCCGCTGCTGCCGGAACATGACCGGCTGGCCAGAGCCGATATGCTGGAGCCGAACCGGTGGTTCCGCCTGCGCCTGATCGCCGACGGCCAGCGCATCGCGGTGGTGCGTGACGGCGCGACCCTGTTCAGCATGACCGATGGCGCGCCCTACCGGCGTGGCCATTTCGGCGTGCGGACGACGCAGAGCCATATCCAGATTCGCAATTTCTCGATCAGCCGGCTGTAGACCGGCCCCGCAAGGAGGGGGCATGAAGGAAGATCTGACGGTCAGGCGGCGGGACTTGCTGCGGCTCGGTCTGCTTGGCGGCGCGGCGGCCTGGATTCCGCCCGAAACGCTGGCCGCGACCCGGCCCGTGGCGCGTGCGCCACAAACGCCGGTGCGCTGGATCGACGGCGCGGCGCCGGTGCTGAGCTTGGGCCAGACGTATGGCGTGCCTTGGCCGCGTGGCGCGATCCGGGCCAATGCGCCGCTCAGCCTGCGCGCCGAGGATGGCAGATCGCTTCCCTCGCAGCATTGGACCCTGGCGACCTGGCCTGACGGCTCACTCAAATGGTCGGCCCATGCGGTTCCGGCCGGCACCGACCAGCCATCGGCTCTTAATGTCGTGCCGGGAAGGCCGCAAGCGCCCGATGCCCCGGTCCTCGTGCGCGAAAACCCCGATGCGGTCGAGATCGTCAGCGGGGCGGCCCGCTGGCGCATACCCCGCTCGGGCAGGACCGTCATCACCGGCGCCTGGTCGGGCGCACGGCAGGTGATGGGCGCTCTGTCGCTGGTCGCCAGCGTCGATGATGCGCCCGAAGCAGGCCGGCGGACCCGTCTCACCGGGCGGATCGACCGGCTGACGGTCGAGCAGAAAGGACCGGTCCGCGCCGTCATCAAGATCGAAGGCGTGCATGAAGGCGAGGGGCGGACGATGTTGCCTTTCACCCTGCGGTTTTACGCCTATGCGGGCGGCGACCATCTGCGCGTCGTCCACAGCCTCATCTTCGACGGCGATCCGGCCAGGGATTTCGTCAGCAGCATTGGCCTCAGCGCCGCGGTGCCCATGGCTGGCGCCGCGCACGATCGCCATGTTCGCCTTGCCACCGCCGAGGGCAGCCTCTTTTCCGAGGCGGTGCGGCCGCTCACCGGCCTGCGCCGCGATCCCGGCGCAGCAGCCCGTGCGGCGCAGATTGCGGGCAAGGCGGTGGCGCTGGACAATATCGCGCCGGGTGTCCGCCCCTTGCTCAACCGGATTCCGACCTGGAGCGATTTCACCCTCAGCCAGTTGACCGCCGACGGCTTCGCCATCGCCAAACGGACGGCGCCGGGCCATGCCTGGGTCGACGCGACCGCCGGCACCCGGTCGCTGGGGCTGGGCTATGTCGGATCGCCGCAGGGGGGCGTCGCGATGGCGGCGCGCTATTTCTGGCAGCGTCATCCCGCCCAGATCGACATTCGCGGCGCAGCGGGCGACGAGGCAGCGCTCAACCTCTGGCTCTGGTCGCCCGATGCCCGGCCCATGGACATGCGGCCCTATCGCGGCGTGATGGGGATGGAAGGCTATGATGCCCAGAATGAAGGGCTGGCCATCACCTATGAGGATTATGAAACGGGCTGGGACAGTGCGACCGGCGTCGCGCGCACGAGCGAACTGACGCTCTGGGCCTGCGCCGCCACGCCCGATTCAGAGCGGCTTTCCGCCATGGCGCAGGCCAATGCCGTGCCGCCGCAACTGATGGTGGCGCCCGAACGCATCCACATGGCGCGTGTTTTCGGACCCTGGAGCCTGCCCGACCGCTCGTCGCCGATGAAGGCGCGGATCGAAGACCAGATCAGCAACCTCGCCGACTTCTATGAAGGCGAGGTCGACCGCCGCCGCTGGTACGGATTCTGGAACCATGGCGATGTCATGCACAGCTATGACGAAGACCGGCACCAGTGGCGCTATGACATTGGCGGTTTCGCGTGGGACAATAGTGAGCTGTCGCCCGACCTCTGGCTCTGGCTAAGCGTGCTGCGATCGGGCGATCCGAAGCTGTTTCGGTTTGCCGAGGCGATGACCCGTCATACGGGCGAGGTCGATGTCTACCATCTCGGCCGATTCAAGGGGCTGGGCACACGCCATGGTGTCCAGCACTGGAGCGACAGCAGCAAGCAGCCGCGTGTCAGTAATGTCGTCTATCGCCGTATCTTCTATTATCTGACCGCCGACGAGCGAGTGGGCGACCTGATGCGCGACCTGCTCGATTCCGATCAGGCGCTCCGTCATGTCGAGATCGGCCGCAAGGTGCCCGGCGCCGAGCGAACCCCGCTGCCCGAAGGTGTGATCGATCTCAGCTTCGGCACGATGTGGTGTTCGGTCGCATCGGCCTGGCTCACCGAATGGGAGCGGACCGGGGAGCGGAAATGGCGGGACCGGCTGATGGCCGGCATGGACAGTATCGGCCGGCTGAAGCGCGGCTGGCTGGCGGGAGCCGCCCCCTATGACCTGGCGACCGGACGGTTCCTGGGGGATGGGGACAAGATCAGCCTGTCCCACCTCAATGCCGTGTTCGGCGCCCTGGAGGTCAATGCGGAACTGCTACAGCTGATCGACGTGCCGCATTATCGCAAGGCCTGGCTGGATTACTGCCGCTGGTTCAACGCGCCCAGGGCGGAATGGGAAGTGGCGTTCCACGAACCCTATAAGGGGCGCAACCTCAGGGAAGGCCATTCGCGCCTGACCGCCTATCTCGCACGGGAAACGGGCGATGCCGCCATGGCGCAACGGGCATGGGTGGAGTTCCTGTCGGGCGAGGCTGGCCTTGGCCTGTCTCGCGGCGACCCCCGCGTGACGCTGACGGGCGCGCGGGTCATTGCACCGACGGTCGAATGGCCGGACGTGTCCACCAATGCGGCTGCCCAGTGGGGGCTGGCGGCGATCCAGAACCTGGCGCTCATCCCCGATGCGCTGCCGACGCAGGACTGACGAGAGGATAAGAGGATGAAGATCGGCATTTCGGCTGTGGCGCTGGTGGCGCTGGCATGGACCGGCATTGCGATGGCCAAGCCGGTGAAGCAATGGACCGACGCGCTGACGGGTCATGAGATCGTCCAGATCACAGACCAGCCGGGCGGTGCGGCCAGCCTCTATTTCCATCAGAACAGCTATACGCCGCAGGGCGACAAGATGGTCATATCGACGCCGCAAGGGATCAGCGTCGTAACGCTCGCGGACTGGAGCATCAAGCCGCTGGTAAAGGGCGCGGACCTGCAACTGCTCTTCACTGGCCGCAGGACGCGTAGCGTCTATTACGCCAGTCGGCGCCGCGACGATGGGGCGGGCGCCACGACCATTTTCGCTGCTGACGTCGACACCGGTAAGGTCCGCAGGATCGCGACCGTTGCGAACGGATCGATCGGATCGATCAATGTCGACGAGACGCTGCTGCTCGGCCAATGGGCGGCGAGCGACAGGCCGCTCCAGCCCGATGGCACAGCGAGGGGCAAGGCGCCGGAGATCAAGCAGCAGTTCGGCCAGGCCAGTTATGCGGCCAACGGTCCCGACGGCAAGCCGCTGAGCTTCGCCGAAGCCAAGGAGGTGCGCCTCAACGAGCGGCTGGAGGCGAAGATCCCCATGGAGATCTTCACCATCGACATTCGCACCGGCGAACGGAAAGTCGTCGTCGCTTCGACCGACTGGCTCAACCATGTCCAGTTCTCGCCGACCGACCCCGGCCTCATCATGTATTGTCATGAGGGGCCGTGGCACAAGGTCGACCGCATCTGGACCGTCCGCACAGACGGCAGCGGTCGACAATTGCTCCACAAGCGGACGATGAACATGGAGATTGCCGGGCACGAGTTCTTCTCGCCCGATGGCAAGTGGATCTGGTACGACCTCCAGACGCCGCGCGGCGAGGTCCTATGGCTCGCGGGCTATGAACTGGCGACCGGCAAGCGCCGCTGGTATCATGTCGATCGCAACATGTGGTCGGTCCACTATAATCAGGCGCCGGATCTGAAACAGTTTTCCGGCGACGGCGGCGACAGCGAGATGGTCGCCCATGCGCCGGACGGGAAATATCTTTACCTCTTCACACCCAGGGCCATTCCCGACGTGGCGGGCATCCATGCCGACAATGCCGCCGACCTCATCGCGCCGGGCACGCTGGAAGCCGAGAAGATCGTCGACATGCGCCGGCACGATTATCGACTGGAACCGAACATCACCTTCACGCCCGATGGCCAGTGGATGAT is a window from the Sphingobium sp. V4 genome containing:
- the katG gene encoding catalase/peroxidase HPI; protein product: MDAKTSGSPLSDPAKEPAALRSLLGRTNRDWWPNQLSLDILHQHGRTGDPMGDDFDYASEFKSLDLAAVKRDLTALMTDSQPWWPADYGHYGPFFIRMAWHSAGTYRTGDGRGGASSGTQRFAPLNSWPDNANLDKARRLLWPVKQKYGRKLSWADLMILAGNVAIESMGGPVFGFGGGRADVFEPEKDIYWGTEEFWVGQEGNETRIQPEKEMVLESPLAAIQMGLIYVNPEGPGGKPDPLQSARDIRETFSRMAMNDEETLALTAGGHTFGKCHGAGDASKVGVEPEGADIAQQGLGWQSGHESGMGDHTITSGLEGPWTPTPIQWSMNYFRMLLDHDYELVKSPAGAWQWQPKNQKPEDMAPGAHSPEKRVPTMMTTADMAFKEDPAYREIAERFYRNPDQFADAFARAWFKLTHRDLGPKARYLGPDVPAEDLIWQDPIPTGTTLSDADVKALKDRIATSGLSVSQLVKTAWASAATYRDSDKRGGANGARVRLAPQKDWDVNEPAELERVLPVYEGIKADFGGRVSIADLIVLGGNVGVEKAAKAAGRDISVPFASGRGDATDEQTDADSFAPLEPRADGFRNYLQVRFNVPTEELLIDRAQLLGLSAPEMTVLVGGLRVLGANHGGSPHGVFTDRPGQLTNDFFVNLLDMGTAWKEVSARGDEVFVGTDRATDEEKWTATRTDLAFGSNSQLRALSEVYAAADAGDKFVADFVKAWTKVMNADRFDL
- a CDS encoding diguanylate cyclase, with the protein product MNQSLEAARLDKLASFRILDTPAERDFDALTALAQRLLDCPIALLSLVDGRRQWFKSAQGMGHVRETPREQAFCAHTIYEDDLLLVEDALRDVRFGDNPLVRGDPRIRFYAGVPLRPHSDGFADDLPGLGSLCVIDTRPRRLSEDQLAILRDLAALANSLLRAHVSAEEARDLAELAEERANILDGQHRLLRQAEKLAGIGSWRLSLDERRMEWSEQVYAIHGLPVGAMPTLDEALDFFAPAEAVRIQDRLARAARLGEPFDFEAEITTADGRHRRVRSVGEIEFRHERPAAIVGVFQDVTERHLREEELRHSASTDSLSGLPNRASFEHRFAESLAAAEGNAEPIALLLIDLDGFKAVNDSFGHAAGDEVLKEMAAHMRVGCMANAFPARLGGDEFALLVTRPRDCADLENYVQKVLDRLQVMVRQDGEVRRVSATVGAVLTDGAILTPVELMRRADLALYQAKRHQRGSGRIFGVDAPIFRANVSAN
- a CDS encoding TonB-dependent receptor, which produces MRLRSVKLASISYATLIAVTPLAAAAQDASPQAGGSQQGDVSETDIVVTGIRSSLQGALNAKRSAPQVLDAISAEDIGKFPDKNVGEALQRVTGVQINRADGEGAGVTIRGADPSLNRVEINGTTALSTTVGGGRDVDFRDLPSEFVNRLEVVKSATADMTEGGVGGTVRIITRRPFDNGGKPYLAGSAQAIYADIGDHMDPRLAIIGSDTFADGTLGILVSGTFENRNVESHQARTTGWVQIDRDRVTPGMQAFDLNNDGMGDFFPDIPRYVINRLETRRYALNGILEWRPSDDFKAYLESNWTRSNQSVTSQYLQTGTSGGLLDTANTVIGEDNTVQYLRMVNNPALAQGSQLGVSYRNILGDIRRTTYNVALGAEWTTGKLTLTPKISYSKAKAYNNEINATAAVTGMPWLQVDYGNGQNAPKIILPNDPTTTAGINQLTVLRRPRYDDQSEKMAKLDAEYKPDGGVITSLKVGGQYRDLTVKSKFFNRSTVLNGVGNPAVQAQINNAVGLAGLGTAPFFDTGDLGFSDGYAGWLNMNQAVADAIGIPDPFAAGGCPANAGGTCQVFTDTWEVGERNLAGFGQAAFEFDVGAVPVSGVIGARVVNTKVNTSGYQSASQGAGRPPIITPVAYDSSNTEFLPSINLKADLIPNRLQARLTATEVMARPLPQQLAPRFTLDVVGLSGSRGNPALQPFRARQYDAGLEYYINKTSFASVTYFRKDITSFIQNTTEAFTDANGVTYNILVPTNGSQKVTINGVEAGAQLAFDFVDVPVIKNMGVIANYTYSKDSGYEGKDYFTGESLPFQGLSRHSYNLSAYYEDDVVSLRGAYNWRSKYLIVAQGRGNNPEFGEAYGQLDASLNITVMPGVSFFLEGVNLLDATRKENANSVYRRTIIETFGRRVYGGVRLKL
- a CDS encoding DUF6250 domain-containing protein is translated as MLAALAALPMAARAPGRILYRDDFRHGLMQWRIEAAGDAKVAAREGVLDIDTPAGLTLWFLPTLNGPIAIDYEVRAVDAGGPHDAVSDVNAFWMATDANAPDGSVLATRRSGVFEDYDLLRTYYVGIGGNRNTTTRMRRYVGKAGERPLLPEHDRLARADMLEPNRWFRLRLIADGQRIAVVRDGATLFSMTDGAPYRRGHFGVRTTQSHIQIRNFSISRL
- a CDS encoding Tat pathway signal sequence domain protein, with protein sequence MKEDLTVRRRDLLRLGLLGGAAAWIPPETLAATRPVARAPQTPVRWIDGAAPVLSLGQTYGVPWPRGAIRANAPLSLRAEDGRSLPSQHWTLATWPDGSLKWSAHAVPAGTDQPSALNVVPGRPQAPDAPVLVRENPDAVEIVSGAARWRIPRSGRTVITGAWSGARQVMGALSLVASVDDAPEAGRRTRLTGRIDRLTVEQKGPVRAVIKIEGVHEGEGRTMLPFTLRFYAYAGGDHLRVVHSLIFDGDPARDFVSSIGLSAAVPMAGAAHDRHVRLATAEGSLFSEAVRPLTGLRRDPGAAARAAQIAGKAVALDNIAPGVRPLLNRIPTWSDFTLSQLTADGFAIAKRTAPGHAWVDATAGTRSLGLGYVGSPQGGVAMAARYFWQRHPAQIDIRGAAGDEAALNLWLWSPDARPMDMRPYRGVMGMEGYDAQNEGLAITYEDYETGWDSATGVARTSELTLWACAATPDSERLSAMAQANAVPPQLMVAPERIHMARVFGPWSLPDRSSPMKARIEDQISNLADFYEGEVDRRRWYGFWNHGDVMHSYDEDRHQWRYDIGGFAWDNSELSPDLWLWLSVLRSGDPKLFRFAEAMTRHTGEVDVYHLGRFKGLGTRHGVQHWSDSSKQPRVSNVVYRRIFYYLTADERVGDLMRDLLDSDQALRHVEIGRKVPGAERTPLPEGVIDLSFGTMWCSVASAWLTEWERTGERKWRDRLMAGMDSIGRLKRGWLAGAAPYDLATGRFLGDGDKISLSHLNAVFGALEVNAELLQLIDVPHYRKAWLDYCRWFNAPRAEWEVAFHEPYKGRNLREGHSRLTAYLARETGDAAMAQRAWVEFLSGEAGLGLSRGDPRVTLTGARVIAPTVEWPDVSTNAAAQWGLAAIQNLALIPDALPTQD
- a CDS encoding oligogalacturonate lyase family protein, with translation MKIGISAVALVALAWTGIAMAKPVKQWTDALTGHEIVQITDQPGGAASLYFHQNSYTPQGDKMVISTPQGISVVTLADWSIKPLVKGADLQLLFTGRRTRSVYYASRRRDDGAGATTIFAADVDTGKVRRIATVANGSIGSINVDETLLLGQWAASDRPLQPDGTARGKAPEIKQQFGQASYAANGPDGKPLSFAEAKEVRLNERLEAKIPMEIFTIDIRTGERKVVVASTDWLNHVQFSPTDPGLIMYCHEGPWHKVDRIWTVRTDGSGRQLLHKRTMNMEIAGHEFFSPDGKWIWYDLQTPRGEVLWLAGYELATGKRRWYHVDRNMWSVHYNQAPDLKQFSGDGGDSEMVAHAPDGKYLYLFTPRAIPDVAGIHADNAADLIAPGTLEAEKIVDMRRHDYRLEPNITFTPDGQWMIFRSNMDGSNQVYAARVARGPR